A genome region from Portunus trituberculatus isolate SZX2019 chromosome 40, ASM1759143v1, whole genome shotgun sequence includes the following:
- the LOC123515824 gene encoding dual specificity protein phosphatase 3-like encodes MGMHMNFSDDEYPSEFEDLREIVTTVETPLRPIPEIRMHISRFLDGADMDEVYPKLFLGDCDAAMNEAYLRKNGITHILNAAGNTCGPAPVKTGKSFYKDQSLVYLGLNLIDLPFINISVHFEKASAFIEEALSSGGKVLVHCRQGRSRSAAIVAAFLMMHRGMTAAYALTMLRKKREIRPNNGFLQHLANLDLNLFRTKIEKMREECSSSSSSSPSSSASASRSSSPSPNCEETESTTFWE; translated from the exons atgggAATGCACATGAATTTCAGTGATGATGAGTATCCATCTG AATTTGAAGACCTGAGGGAGATAGTGACGACAGTGGAGACACCACTCCGGCCCATACCGGAGATCAGGATGCACATATCCCGCTTCTTGGATGGTGCTGACATGGATGAGGTTTATCCTAAACTCTTTTTAGGAGACTG TGATGCTGCTATGAATGAGGCTTATCTTCGCAAAAATGGCATCACTCACATTCTCAATGCTGCAGGCAACACATGTGGTCCAGCCCCAGtcaaaacaggaaaaagtttCTATAAG GATCAGTCACTTGTTTACCTGGGATTGAACCTTATTGATCTACCTTTCATCAATATTTCTGTGCATTTTGAAAAGGCATCAGCTTTCATTGAAGAGGCACTCTCATCTGGAG GCAAGGTGTTGGTGCATTGCCGACAGGGACGGTCACGTTCAGCTGCCATTGTAGCAGCTTTCCTCATGATGCATCGAGGAATGACGGCTGCTTATGCTCTCACTATGCTCAGGAAAA AACGTGAGATTCGTCCAAACAATGGTTTCTTGCAGCACCTGGCAAACCTCGACCTCAATCTTTttagaacaaaaatagaaaagatgagagaagagtgctcctcatcctcttcgtcatcaccatcatcatcagcatcagcatcacgatcgtcatcaccatcacctaacTGTGAGGAAACAGAAA